A stretch of Nonomuraea africana DNA encodes these proteins:
- a CDS encoding SWIM zinc finger family protein, with translation MLIGELAETQVWLADQQVVERGEELEESVQVVRYAPTVVTAEVADGAAHVELSVVDGTLTWFCTCSEGRRGVFCAHCVATTLARRRLLVQSACRRTDR, from the coding sequence ATGCTCATCGGAGAGCTCGCGGAGACACAGGTGTGGCTCGCCGACCAACAGGTGGTCGAGCGAGGTGAGGAGCTCGAGGAATCGGTGCAGGTCGTGCGCTACGCGCCGACGGTCGTGACCGCCGAGGTCGCCGACGGCGCGGCGCACGTGGAGCTCAGCGTGGTGGACGGCACGCTGACGTGGTTCTGCACCTGCAGCGAGGGTCGCAGGGGCGTGTTCTGCGCGCACTGCGTGGCCACCACTCTGGCCAGGCGCAGGCTGCTGGTTCAGTCGGCCTGCAGGAGAACCGACAGGTAA
- a CDS encoding barstar family protein has protein sequence MRFEHRIGGEGLDTSDAVMAAIASALKFPSYFGHNLDALYDCLTDLSWLPAGEHVLIWSNPAPLRAADATAYDAIAAVLADAVADGAGGDAYLSVLLQAD, from the coding sequence ATGAGGTTCGAGCACCGGATCGGCGGCGAGGGGCTCGACACCTCCGACGCGGTGATGGCGGCGATCGCCTCCGCGCTGAAGTTCCCCTCCTACTTCGGGCACAATCTCGACGCGCTCTACGACTGCCTCACCGACCTGTCCTGGCTGCCCGCCGGCGAGCACGTGCTGATCTGGTCGAACCCCGCACCGCTGCGCGCGGCCGATGCCACGGCCTACGACGCGATCGCGGCCGTGCTGGCCGACGCGGTCGCCGACGGCGCTGGCGGCGACGCTTACCTGTCGGTTCTCCTGCAGGCCGACTGA
- a CDS encoding ribonuclease domain-containing protein: MNYRGIAAVLLAFVTFIGGCGAAVAPTGLPVRALSSLPPEAATTWKLIQSDGPFPYRRDGVVFHNRERLLPQQKRGYYHEYTVPTPGSRDRGARRLVTGARTNELYYTADHYRSFVSVDVKR, translated from the coding sequence GTGAATTACAGGGGCATCGCAGCGGTCCTGTTGGCGTTCGTCACGTTCATCGGGGGTTGCGGGGCCGCCGTCGCCCCGACCGGGCTACCCGTCAGGGCACTCTCCTCGCTCCCGCCCGAAGCGGCCACGACCTGGAAGCTCATCCAGAGCGACGGGCCCTTCCCCTACCGGAGGGACGGCGTGGTGTTCCACAACCGTGAGCGGCTGCTGCCGCAGCAGAAGCGCGGTTACTACCACGAGTACACGGTGCCCACCCCCGGCTCCCGCGACAGGGGCGCGCGGCGGCTGGTGACCGGTGCCAGGACGAACGAGCTCTACTACACCGCCGACCACTACCGCTCCTTCGTCTCCGTGGACGTGAAGCGATGA
- a CDS encoding DMT family transporter — MKNVLAAAVLWGTAGTAGLLITADPVSVAAARLVVGGLVLALLARGARVTPALLLGAVAVAAYQLCFFAAVSRTGVAIGTVVAIGSGPIFTGLLSRQFSARWAAATAAAIAGCAALIVGGEAQAGDQVVEGVLLALLGGLVYAFYAVTAAKAINGGAPSDAVMGIMFGGAAVIMLPILIATGPGWLAEPRGLLAALYLGVGATALAYFLYGRGLRTTPVATAATLALAEPAVAALLGLVVLHETLTPVSLGGLVLLGVSLVAVAVPERKSTIVEAGVDGQRAR, encoded by the coding sequence ATGAAGAACGTCCTCGCCGCCGCCGTCCTCTGGGGGACGGCGGGCACGGCCGGCCTGCTGATCACCGCGGACCCGGTCTCCGTCGCCGCCGCCCGCCTGGTCGTCGGCGGGCTCGTGCTGGCCCTGCTGGCCAGGGGCGCCCGCGTCACGCCCGCCCTGCTGCTCGGCGCCGTCGCGGTCGCCGCCTACCAGCTCTGCTTCTTCGCGGCGGTCAGCCGTACGGGGGTGGCCATCGGCACGGTGGTGGCGATCGGCAGCGGCCCGATCTTCACCGGGCTGCTCTCGCGGCAGTTCTCCGCCAGGTGGGCCGCCGCCACGGCCGCGGCGATCGCCGGGTGCGCGGCGCTCATCGTCGGCGGCGAGGCGCAGGCGGGTGACCAGGTCGTGGAGGGCGTGCTCCTGGCCCTGCTCGGCGGCCTCGTCTACGCCTTCTACGCCGTCACCGCGGCGAAGGCGATCAACGGCGGCGCGCCCTCCGACGCCGTCATGGGCATCATGTTCGGCGGCGCCGCCGTCATCATGCTCCCCATCCTGATCGCGACAGGACCCGGCTGGCTGGCCGAGCCGCGCGGCCTGCTCGCCGCCCTCTACCTGGGCGTCGGCGCCACCGCCCTGGCCTACTTCCTGTACGGCAGGGGCCTGCGCACCACCCCTGTCGCCACCGCCGCCACCCTCGCGCTGGCCGAACCCGCGGTCGCCGCGCTGCTCGGACTCGTCGTCCTGCATGAGACGCTGACCCCTGTGTCATTGGGCGGACTGGTGCTGCTCGGGGTTAGCCTCGTGGCGGTGGCCGTACCGGAGAGGAAGTCGACCATTGTTGAGGCCGGTGTCGACGGTCAGCGCGCTCGCTGA
- a CDS encoding GntR family transcriptional regulator: protein MSTVSALADALRQRVLSGEIDPGTSLPEQELAAAYGVARPTVREALAVLVHEGLLRRERNRSAYVPEVTMADLDDLMFVRRPLEQLMARSLAGRRVPQAEAALERMAALPDDAPWSDVVAEHMALHQALVEAVGSPRLLRLYGALAAETRLGLVRLRRVYEDRDQLVAEHRALLEAIAEGDAQAAVQEHLGHSWGSDPLR from the coding sequence GTGTCGACGGTCAGCGCGCTCGCTGACGCGCTGCGGCAGCGGGTGCTGTCGGGTGAGATCGATCCCGGCACCTCCCTGCCCGAGCAGGAGCTCGCCGCGGCCTACGGCGTGGCCAGGCCGACGGTCAGGGAGGCGCTGGCCGTCCTGGTGCACGAGGGGTTGCTCAGGCGCGAGCGCAACCGCAGCGCGTACGTCCCCGAGGTGACGATGGCGGACCTCGACGACCTCATGTTCGTCCGCAGGCCGCTGGAGCAGCTGATGGCCAGGTCGCTGGCCGGGCGGCGGGTGCCGCAGGCCGAGGCCGCGCTGGAGCGGATGGCCGCGCTGCCGGACGACGCGCCCTGGTCCGACGTGGTGGCCGAGCACATGGCGCTGCACCAGGCGCTGGTCGAAGCGGTGGGAAGCCCCAGGCTGCTGCGGCTGTACGGGGCGCTGGCGGCCGAGACGCGGCTCGGCCTGGTACGGCTGCGCAGGGTCTACGAGGATCGCGACCAACTGGTCGCCGAGCACCGCGCGCTGCTGGAGGCGATAGCGGAAGGCGACGCCCAGGCCGCCGTCCAGGAACATCTCGGACATTCTTGGGGCTCCGATCCCTTGCGGTAA
- a CDS encoding sugar transferase, which translates to MSVGAGEPDVVLLKTVPRRVPSIWTRPYVRFLRTGDVAAAFVACGSVLGTKLLFGAFIPVEDMVVGVALVALWPVSMQLSAAYRERGHGEGADEFRSVLNGGVGLMATVAIGAYATQTTIARSLVMAVLPLALLLTLVFRYRMRKRLHLSRARGEYMRHVVAVGHRAAVLDLVVQFRREPHHGMRVVGVCLPAGHEDLDMDGLPVLGGFGDVAEAVRRVQADAVAILACPELDGDTLRRLAWSLEEQRTDLFVAPALMDVAGPRISIRPVAGMPLLHVEHPEFDGAKQVVKNVFDRMMAGAALAILLPAFVLIVLLIRLTSPGPAFFRQVRVGRGGEEFRVWKFRTMVVDAERLKSALLPANDFDNVLFKIRNDPRVTRIGAFLRRYSLDELPQLLNVVSGQMSLVGPRPPLPDEVAKYGTDVRRRLVVRPGMTGLWQVSGRSDLSWEESVRLDLRYVERWSLILDLQILWKTWSVVTRGEGAY; encoded by the coding sequence ATGAGCGTGGGAGCGGGGGAGCCCGATGTCGTGCTTCTCAAGACCGTGCCGCGACGGGTGCCGAGCATCTGGACTCGGCCGTACGTACGCTTTCTGAGAACGGGGGATGTCGCGGCGGCTTTTGTCGCCTGCGGCAGCGTCTTGGGGACAAAGCTGCTATTTGGGGCTTTCATTCCCGTAGAAGACATGGTGGTCGGAGTCGCGCTCGTCGCGTTGTGGCCGGTCAGCATGCAGTTGAGCGCCGCCTATCGCGAACGGGGACATGGGGAGGGCGCCGACGAGTTCAGGTCGGTGCTGAACGGCGGGGTCGGCCTGATGGCCACGGTGGCAATCGGTGCATATGCCACACAAACCACCATTGCTCGCAGTCTGGTAATGGCGGTTCTTCCGCTGGCACTTCTTCTGACGCTGGTCTTCAGGTATCGCATGCGCAAACGGCTGCACTTGAGCAGGGCTCGCGGCGAGTACATGCGTCATGTCGTCGCCGTGGGCCATCGGGCCGCCGTCCTCGATCTGGTGGTGCAGTTCAGGCGGGAACCGCACCACGGCATGCGCGTCGTGGGCGTGTGCCTGCCCGCGGGGCACGAGGATCTCGACATGGACGGCCTGCCGGTGCTCGGCGGCTTCGGCGACGTGGCGGAGGCGGTCCGGCGCGTCCAGGCCGACGCGGTGGCCATCCTGGCCTGCCCCGAGCTCGACGGCGACACGCTGCGCAGGCTCGCGTGGAGCCTGGAGGAGCAGCGCACCGACCTGTTCGTGGCTCCCGCGCTCATGGACGTGGCCGGCCCGCGCATCAGCATCAGGCCCGTCGCCGGGATGCCGCTCCTGCACGTGGAGCACCCCGAGTTCGACGGCGCCAAACAGGTCGTCAAGAACGTCTTCGACAGGATGATGGCCGGTGCCGCGCTGGCGATCCTGCTGCCCGCCTTCGTGCTGATCGTGCTGCTGATCAGGCTCACCAGCCCGGGGCCCGCCTTCTTCCGGCAGGTCAGGGTGGGCAGGGGCGGCGAGGAGTTCCGCGTGTGGAAGTTCAGGACCATGGTGGTGGACGCCGAGCGGCTCAAGAGCGCGCTGCTGCCCGCCAACGACTTCGACAACGTGCTCTTCAAGATTAGGAACGATCCAAGAGTGACCAGGATCGGCGCCTTCCTGCGCCGTTACTCCCTCGACGAGCTGCCCCAGCTGCTCAACGTCGTCAGCGGCCAGATGTCGCTGGTCGGGCCGCGGCCCCCGCTGCCCGACGAGGTCGCCAAGTACGGCACGGACGTGCGCCGCAGACTCGTCGTACGGCCCGGCATGACGGGGCTCTGGCAGGTCAGCGGCCGCTCCGACCTCAGCTGGGAGGAGTCGGTCAGGCTCGACCTGCGGTACGTGGAGAGGTGGTCTCTCATCCTCGACCTGCAGATCCTCTGGAAGACCTGGTCGGTCGTGACCCGTGGAGAAGGGGCTTACTAG